The Balaenoptera acutorostrata chromosome 10, mBalAcu1.1, whole genome shotgun sequence genome has a window encoding:
- the NHLRC1 gene encoding E3 ubiquitin-protein ligase NHLRC1: MQCPPGGSRSRPSGRPPPTSGPAPRPVTVTLGGAGAAYSSAGCRRGGSASGRAMGAGASGSGPALRELVREAEISLLECKVCFERFGHRQQRRPRNLPCGHVVCLACVAALAHPRTLALECPFCRRACRGCDTSDCLPVLHLLELLGSALRPAPAAPRAASSAPGVLTCHHAFGGWGTLVNPTGLALCPKTGRVVVVHDGRRRVKIFDAGGGCAHQFGEKGDAAQDIRYPLDVTVTNDCHVVVTDAGDRSIKVFDFFGQIKLVIGGQFSLPWGVETTPQNGVMVTDAEAGSLHLLEVDFPEGVLRRTERLQTHLCYPRGVAVSWLTGAIAILEHPLAVGTGACSTTVKVFSASMQLIGQVDAFGLSLFFPSKITASAVTFDHQGNVIVADTSSQAVLCLGKPEEFPVLKPIITHGLSHPVALTFTKENSLLVLDSAAHSVKVYKVDWG; this comes from the coding sequence ATGCAGTGCCCGCCAGGGGGCAGCAGGTCTCGGCCGAGCGGCCGGCCGCCGCCGACGTCAGGACCAGCGCCCCGCCCCGTGACCGTGACCCTGGGCGGCGCGGGGGCAGCGTACAGCTCCGCAGGCTGCCGGCGCGGCGGGAGCGCTTCAGGCCGCGCGATGGGTGCCGGGGCCTCCGGGAGCGGGCCGGCGCTGCGGGAGCTGGTGCGCGAGGCCGAGATCAGCCTGCTCGAGTGCAAGGTGTGCTTTGAGCGGTTCGGCCACCGCCAGCAGCGGCGCCCGCGCAACCTGCCCTGCGGCCACGTGGTCTGCCTGGCCTGCGTGGCCGCCCTGGCGCACCCGCGGACGCTGGCCCTCGAGTGCCCCTTCTGCCGGCGAGCCTGCAGGGGCTGCGACACCAGCGACTGCCTGCCGGTGCTGCACCTCCTGGAGCTCCTGGGCTCTGCGCTGCGCCCGGCCCCAGCCGCCCCCCGCGCCGCCTCCTCCGCCCCCGGGGTCCTCACCTGCCACCACGCCTTCGGAGGCTGGGGGACCCTGGTCAACCCCACTGGGCTGGCGCTGTGTCCTAAGACGGGGCGAGTCGTGGTGGTGCACGACGGCAGGAGGCGTGTCAAGATCTTTGACGCTGGGGGAGGATGTGCCCATCAGTTTGGAGAGAAGGGGGACGCTGCTCAGGACATTAGGTACCCACTTGACGTCACCGTCACCAACGACTGCCATGTGGTTGTCACCGACGCCGGCGACCGCTCCATCAAAGTGTTTGACTTCTTTGGCCAGATCAAGCTTGTCATCGGAGGCCAGTTCTCCTTGCCTTGGGGTGTGGAGACCACCCCTCAGAATGGGGTCATGGTAACTGATGCGGAGGCGGGGTCCCTGCACCTCCTGGAAGTCGACTTTCCAGAAGGGGTCCTCCGGAGAACTGAACGGTTGCAAACTCACCTGTGCTATCCCCGGGGGGTGGCGGTGTCCTGGCTCACCGGGGCCATTGCGATCCTAGAGCACCCCCTGGCTGTGGGGACCGGGGCCTGCAGCACCACGGTGAAGGTGTTCAGCGCAAGTATGCAGCTCATCGGCCAGGTGGATGCCTTTGGGCTGAGCCTCTTTTTCCCCTCCAAAATAACCGCCTCCGCTGTGACCTTTGATCACCAGGGGAACGTGATTGTTGCCGATACTTCTAGTCAGGCTGTCCTATGCTTAGGAAAACCTGAGGAATTTCCAGTACTGAAGCCCATCATCACCCACGGTCTTTCCCATCCTGTGGCACTGACCTTCACCAAGGAAAATTCTCTTCTTGTGCTGGACAGTGCAGCCCATTCTGTAAAAGTCTATAAGGTTGACTGGGGGTGA